CCACAAAACCAAGAAGGGGGGGGCTCATGCTGACAGGACAATGCCTCCCGGGAATGTTAATGTCTCCTGGGAGTTGTGACTGTGCGATGGATTCATTTCAATCCCCCTTTAATTTTTGTCCTGGCTTCATATTGTGGCAGTAGTTGCCATGGCAGCACTCGGGTTTTCATGGTGAAGGCGTCTTGTCTGTGAAGGATGTCTCGAATCCGAGACAGCGGCCCTTTCTGCAACAGCTGCTCGCACGCACCAAGGCTATACGgttttattgaaaaataaaagggcACGTTACGTGGTTTGGGTGCGGATGAAGCTTTGTGCGTCACTGCTCGTGTGCGCACGCGTGCTCATATATGGATTAGTCTGTCGCGTGAGCTCAGCTGGTGGCACGAGGCGCTCTTTTATTTGGTATAATGAGATTTTGACAAAGCTATCTGAAGATCATTTGACTTTCATGGAGACAACTTCATATGCAAGGGAAGCTTGTAAATATTAGattggtgtgcgtgtgtgtgtttgtgtgtgtgtgtactgacaatctataaaaaatgtggcaataaaacattcttttttttaatgtcacagATGCTGAATGAGCGTCACGTGATGGTGCGTGTGGGTGGAGGCTGGGAGACTTTTGTAAGCTACCTACAGAAACACGACCCCTGCAGAGGAGGACCGATGGGCAGATCTGTGATCAGGGGCTGTCGGGGCAGAGTTAAGCCACTCAATTTGAGCATGTCACCTGACAGCTACATGGTGGTCAATGCCCATGGAAAGAAATAGATTGTTCGACtgctcatttgtatttttttggtaCGCACTTAATATTCCAACCAAATTGTACAAGTATAGTCaagtaaaacatttatttcaaacaggAATGTGTCCCATTCAACAGTGGTGTAACAAACTACATATTTTGTATAGATTAGCTGCAAATGTCTGACAATACTTGGATTGGTTTAGTGAGGTTACATTCACAGAAAGCATGTAAAATagtgattttgtgtttaatttaTATGTTATTGGAATACCCAAGATTCACAGTCTGAAACTAATTATATGCTTTACTTCATCAAATCAGTTGACTTTTTGAGTGCTGGAGTGTCGGGGAAGGAAGTTATGCACATTAAATGCTGGTGACACCTGGACATTTGAATTTTATAAGAATAAATGTATGATCATGTTATATAGAAGAATTTGAATCTTTTTCTTGGACTTGAGCAGTCATGCTAAAAATCCCAAAACACGTCAGTCTCCCTCTAGGTGGCACTATGTGCTCAGTGAAAAAATGCCATCGCAATGTTCTGGAAGAAACTGCAATCCTAAATACACGACATCAGCATCACGCATTACACAAGACTTAGTCATTTTGAAGCAAACTAAACAATGGAAACCAGAAAGCTAGTAATTACATCTTTTATttcagtaaaataaataaaatggacagTTTAATACTGAAATGTACTGCAATGAATTCATGCATGTCAGTTATGTCTTCTCAGTCACCACAAAGCACCTGCAGTGTGAATTGaacacatgtaaaaaaaacaaaaataataactatGCTACTGAAACAAGTTCATCTTAAAATGGCAGCTTTTCCGCTGAACACAGGAAATTGAAAATTGAGAGTATGTGCATTTGATTCTGAATCATAACACTGCTGAAATGAACAGCGGACTCAGCATTCTTATAGttattttgtcttgaaactAAGTGATAATGTAAAAAATTCCGGTCTGTGCTGTCAATTTGTATTTATCAAATGCAACAATCTGAGATAGGGGACACAAATTTGTGCTTAATCTTCATGTAATATGTGATATTACACGTGATAACATGTAATAAGTTGTAGCACAtcagatagaaaaaaaaaaagtgggtcaGACTATTACCACAAGAgtacacaaaaatacatgtgTGTAATATTGCttccattttgtcaacacattTAGTCCATACAGTAATACTTGTTACCGGCCAGTTTGGGTGATGGTCTTTAAAAAAGCGAGTCAGATGACTCGTGAATGGTGCAAGACAGTAAATGTTCATGATTTATTCCTAACACACATCCTCTTGTTACTGCCATCATATTGTCACAATAAAAGATTGAACTGACTTTCCATGAATACACAATGTGTTATAAACCCATAATATTTGTAAAAGACACATCAGAGTGTGCATCACATGCTCGTATCATTTTTGATGCCATGTGTGACCGACCTAGCAAACATACTTTGTAACTTTGCTCTGACTTAGAACGGATCCAGCAATGTGCAAAGATTCAACAAGACACTGAAGATACACTTTTCTGTCATGCTTCATCTAACCTCTTGTAGTGGTTTGGTAACGCGAAAAGGACATGAACACACATCATAATGCCTCACAATCGGTCATGTGACGCATCTCACTAAACTTTCACACTTTCGGTGACCAGGAGGCGAAAAAAACATACACCGGGCTGACACAAAACAAGCTACTGAGCCTCCTTCCAACTTTAACATCTCGTTATCCACCCTATTTTTTGAAACTCATACACTTGAATTGATCAATTTTCTAATGGATCTTGTTTTGTACAAGAAACTAATGCATAGTTGCATGTCACTAAAACAGCTTTTCCCAATTGCGAGGTCGGAGCCCTGGTGAATTTTGGCTGGGTCAGTCTTGGTTAGTCATCAAGTACGCACACTTTTTCATTCGATGTGTCGAATTTACCAGCTGGACTGCCAACCCAGAGTGATGACAttgctgtgtgtgtctttATGTAAAGGTTAATACAACATAGTCAATCAGGATAGGATTTCAAactaaaatacaattattgTTATCCAGtaatttaaaatttgatttaaaaaaaaaaaaaggtagtaAAGTACTTATTTGGAATAAGacgtcaaattatttttaaatttcttgcATTGCTGAACAGAAAACCAAAAACGTGTTTAAATTAATTTCTGACTTCCCACTCAGTAGCTGCCTCAAGTTAAGATACAAGAAAAAGCTGAATTCAGTTTGGAATTTCTCATTTCTGTTTAGGCTAGTGAAACACCTTGGTGAGCCAAATATGAATTTGATGTTGATGCTGATGATGACGATATGATTCACCGAAATGCTTCATGGCGCTGGTAACAATCCAAGGTGGTGGCAGTATAATATGCATTTGTTAAGCAATGTAGACCACAATGTTATTGTGTCTTGTACTTTGGTAAATTTGGGCACCAGGAAGTCATTTATAAACTGGGTcttaaattgaaaatttggaacCCTGtattaaatcaaaatgatgcattttcattcaaacaagAGAATTATACTTGAATGAAGTGGTGGGACAAATCCTGTTGATCGTTCAGCACCTTTTGACTCAGATATGCAACAACACATTGAAAGTTGAAaagagtaaaacaaaaaaagccccTTGCTCTGTCAGCTGCTAATGATCCTGTTGAGTCAAGGTAGAATTAAGGAAACCCTGGCCACTGTTTTTAGACCTTTTTTTTGGCAACACAAAAACTCTACAGCACTTTTTTCTTATTCCTAAAACAAGtacttttaaaaagatgagcaTTTGTGTAAACAACCTTAGTCTGAATTTATCGCTGCAGTCAAATTTCTAAATTGTCTCTTGTCACATTCCATATCTGCTGTGTGCAAACAAGTTCTTGTCAAGAGTTGTAAGCGCTGTGCTCTTGAAGTCACAGCTCAGCAGTTACGCAgttaagcaaaaaaacaacatcaaatTGCCATCGTGTTGCTGAATCCTACAATGGATTCATCCCTCAAGCGCACATTTTTAACGCTATACTGCTGACCTGGCAGCATCGTTGTTTGAACACACGAAATAAACCTAATTGAAAATCTACTTTACATAAACGTTGTATCTTAGTCTACATAGAGATGcaattgcacacacacaaatctttTAAGAGatgatcaaatgtttttttttttttaatgcaaatgtagtcatctgtatttttttttttggtgctgcCCACACCACTCGATTCATCCAGCAGAGAACGCAGACATTTCACATGGTCACGGCTAACGTTTGATATCATTGTGCTACACTAACAGTAAGCAATGGGCAATCATtgccagattttcttttttttttttttttcattgcaaaCAGCAGCACACGGCACTCTGGTGAAAAGAGCAAGGCTGACAAGATGCTCTGGCCTCATTTATGTGATTTGCTCTGTTTGGATGATCTCTCTCATGATTCATCagcagaaaatgagaaaaatgaggGAAAGCTGGTGTCTTATCTGCTTGGGTCTGTGTGTAGCAAATGGATTTAGGAGAGCACCATTGTAAAACAGTCACCTTCAGATTGCCATAAAGTCAACATGTCTAAAATGACAACATCAAAAACCTTGTGCTATCAGAGCCAAAGACGTTTGGTTGCACTCTTAGTGTCCCTGGACGTCCTTTAGGGCGGGTTCAAGAACTTGAAGTCTGTTAGCTCGTCGTCCCAGAATGTGTGCGCTATCACAACTCAGGCACAATGAACACTGAGAGGGATGGCGTGTGGTAATATGGTGATGAGACAAAAATGGTCGTAGATTTTAACATCCAAGTCTTGAAGAGTGTCGTTTGTGTGCTCGGTGGTTGGTCGCCCAGCCTGGcctggcccggcccggccctgTCACACGGTTCCATTCTCGTGCCTCGGCTTGTGGGATGCTGTGCGGGTCGGCGTGCTGAGGGACGGGGCCAAGGTGCAAAGGAAGCCAGCCAACAGGGTAAGACCGAGGCCGCCCCAGGCGCAGAACATGGACCAGCCATAGCCATGGCTGATGTCCTCAGGAAGGCCGTACATGTTCCGAGGGTAGCGGGATAACTCAAAGTTGATTCCGGCCACACATGTGCACAAGGAGATGATGCAGCATGTTCCTGTGAAGAGACATGCACACAGTCATTGAGCAGGATGAGTATCTTTTGGAAATTCATGGACTGTCAATTAGCTATCAAAAAAAAGATCCTGTGTCTTGTGTGTGAATACTATGGAACCTCCATAGGCCAAAAGTTCTATCTTTACCACAAAAACCAAACAATCTGTGAAGCTCTCATTGTACTTGCCATTGCTTGAGACATCCGCAATATCTAGTGAGCCTTCAACTAAGCaagtgggttttgctctgtttTGTGACGCAACCACACAACGGTAATCGTAAACCACAATCGAAGAAATAAGATTAATTGAATAACAATTCCATGCAAAACCATTTTTACCAAGCAAACgcaaattaaaaagaatgTGTGCACTGCCATAAATGTGAAAATCCAACACTCTTCTTAAAAGGtttaagtcaaagtcaaagtctgctttattgtaaatttcttcacatgccaagacacacaaagaaatcgaaataacgttcccactatcccacggtgacaagacatagtacacaatatacatacaagtaaacaacacaaaaaaataaaaacaagaaggcacaaacaatgaataaataagagtgatgaataaataataaataaataacacaataaataagaggagtaaaaatggagcaagtgtgcatacagcagacagtcagaatatagcgcaaaagtacaggacgctacgcagaaggggggagagagttcaggatcctaacagcctggagaatgaagctgttggtgagtctggtggtttACAATTGCCTAAGATGTGACAAAGCACaacttttgtcaaaatgacGCTCAACTCGCTTCAGCACTTTTTTGGCACCAAGATGCAGCAAAGCACAGCGTTTGTCTAAATGAAAATACTAACCACACTTTAGCATAGTAATTCCTTGGCACCAAGATGGCACAAGAGGCAGTGAAACACTACTTTTATCTAAATGAAGCTCTCCAACTCATAGCACCTTAAAGCGGATGTTAATCAAAaggattttttctttaaaactggTATTCTTCTTAACATTACATTTCTGGGATAAGAGTAAATCATCCTCCGGGTGGCACCATGTTGGACAGTTCCACTTTTTGTGTTAAACCGGAAACAGACTTATTTCACCAAGGACAATCCGGCAGTATTTCCTCAGGCGGTGGGCATCTTTCGATGTCTGCAGGGTGATGCTGCGGATGTTTTATTGCCCTATTCTTTGCGGTGGCGTGCCTTGGGGGCTGGCTACTGAATTTCCCCCcggggatgaataaagttatctatctatctatctatctatctatctatctatctatctatctatctatctatctatctatctatctatctatctatctatctatctatctatctatctatctatctatctatctatctatctatctatctatctatctatctatctatccatccatccatccatccatccatccatccatccatccatccatccatccatccatccatccatccatccatccatccatccatccatcctatctatctatctatctatctatctatctatctatctatctataaaaaagtaaaagaaacgCATTTTAAGACTTATCATTGTGCTATGTGTGCCACATATAATTAGACTTCAGAGTTTTGTTCATAGTGAGATTGACCTAAATTAATACTTATCTGACAGTGTCACATGTGACATCTACGTAATACAATGAATATGAAGTCACATTACAATCACAAAAATGTACATACGGGTACCACATAGTTCTCtgacagtgtcaatcaaatgtaaacattagcgtCTTTGGAAGAGTAGCTTCTTTTAATCACCACTTGTACTGGATGTCATTACAATGAGCGAACGGTCATAGTGTTGTAGCCGGTggtctgtgtttgtgtaaatGCACGCAAATGTTTCCATTTAGTACCTCCCATGAGAAAGAGTAGCCCAGCTACATATTGCATGAGGTCATGCTGTTGGCAGCATCCCAGCACTCCAATTATCCAGCCAAAAAGAATGATGGAGACAGCCATACCAACAAAGCCAGCCGTCATTCTTCTTAGATCTGCAAGAAGAGATGACAACGTTAAAGATGTATTCATGTGAGCTATCACTCCAATTACATTTGTATCTTATACTGTAAGAATACTTTTGTTATTGCCCGATACAAATTTCCCCTCTTCCCAAAATAAAAccccaacaacaaaaatgatcttTGTTTCTTGGGGGGATGGAAAGAAAAGCATTCCACAGTACATACGATGGAAATATATTCGTTTCATAGGACAGCGGTTACACGTTATGCATGAATACTatgttttttacttttatccaTCCTTTCCCAATACATCTTATCATTAGGGTCACGGGTGGGCTAGCGCAGACTTCAGGTGACAGAGCCCCTCCTCCACTCCCCGAACTAGTTGCCAGACGATCGCAGGGCAAATACCGACAACTACTGTATTAGTCACGTTCACAATTCTGGGCCATTTAGATGCTTAATTTAACCCAATATACATGTTCTgaggatgtgggaggaagtaAGAGTACTCATGGAAATACAGAAGGAGACAATCTGACCGCACCGACGCTACAGCAAAATGTGCCTGTGTCTGTGCTATGAACTTTGAACCTTTGAACTTTTACTCTGTGTACAGTGAGTCCTTAAAAGTGGtttgacacggatggtttgataaacgtgttatttatgttatagttatttgaataactgttaatatgttgcgtcaggcacgttctcagttcctcgtttgtgtttatgtaacgttagcatacaatattgtttagcctgttgttgcctattcatgtctgttcttggtgttggattttgtcaaataaagtttcCCCAAAAATGCCACTTGTACTCTGGTGCGAcctatgtttttttcttctttattatgcatttcatggctggtgcgacttgtactccggagcggcTTATAgttcggaaaatacggtagttgagAACCATCAGCTGATTAGTCATTCGTTTAGCCAATGAAACGTTAGTGCAAACGAAACAACGAAGGAGGgagtgtgagagagaggaaagggtgccgtgtgtgtgtgtgtgtgtgtgtgtgtgtgtgtgtgtgtgtgtgtgtgtgtgtgtgtgtgtgtgcgcgcgcgcattcgtgtgtatgtgtgtgtgtgtgtgtgacactgATTGACAGACTGCGTGATTGGATGCTGCAATGAGGAccaatctgtctgtctcccgatgttttgttgaataaagttgtatttgTTATTGTCGTACTTGTACACTTGTGTAGATGCTGCTACTGAGTAGGAGGTGGAACAACTGATTATTTAAAACTGAGTAATTGTTAATTTTTTCACATTAAACTTAATTTGAGTCAGTCAAATTTTATCTCTCTGGTCTTCTggcagaggggggggggcaagaggACTTTAATTAGGGGGGCCCCTTGACATATTTTTGCCTAGGGTCCCACGGAGGTCTGAACACCTCACACGAGATGGTCCAGTGGCGCTTCAGACCAATTTGAACAATTTTCACCAAACAGCAGCAATGTGGCCACAGACCTAAAGAACCTGATTGGACAAAACACTTCGCTTTCGATTAAGAACAGCATGGACAAAGACGGAAAGGAATTGTTACTTGAACTCCACAACAAATGAATTCTTTTTCCCTTAACACAAAGCATTGGTCATCACGTATGTGCTCACAGCCAAGAAGCAGAATGCTGAatgttgataaaaaaataaataaaaaataataatttaagtgACAATTAAGCAAGTTTTCATCAAAACCTGATACTCACGAAGTGCATGCCATTCATCCTGCCGTATGGTCTTGGTGATGTTGATGGGTAAATTCCGTGGAAGAATGGATGAAGTGTAGTGATACTTTACCGGGGTACATCTTTGTATTATTCCTGGTGAAACAAAGCAAGTGTGAGacattgcacacacacacacacacacacgttttttgtcatatttcagTTTCTGATTGCTAGGTTACGGCTGAAACAAAACACCTACTAAATCATATATTTATCACTTTAAATGTTGATGAGTTATTGAGTAACACCAAACTGTCAACTTTGCAATGAGCAAATCTGACATCATGGAAACATCACTATACCAACCCAGAGAGTGTGACTCATGTTCCCCCACTCTGAGTTGTGCTTTAACAATTTCCAGAAACCATCAGTGTTATTATAAAAAGTTGGCATCGCAACTCTGTAACCACAAAGACACTGAGGATGATTAGTGATCTTGTTCTTCATAGAAGTTCAATAATCTTTGCacttgagggaaaaaaacacctaAAAATTCCCTGATAATTATTAGACATTTGACCCAAACACAGATATGTATCGCTGTGATAATTGTGATAGTAAACACTGACATTCCAAGCAAATACATTCAATAACCTCAAGTAAAATCTCTATGTTTTGGATAGGTTTCTGCACCACCAGTACTGTACTTGCACAACTGTAAAAACATTGGTTGGTCGAGCCAAGACAGATGACAATGATTAGTTTGGCAACATTCttaaaaaatcacaatgtcctGTCACTGGTGAGCTATTTTTTTGGAAACTTTCAtcaaaatcatattcaaacaaGCTGGCAGCCGGGGTGCAAATATTGTGTTCAGCATAAAATCAGAAGaatgtgtatatattttattgtgaTGATTCTTAAACAACTGGAGAAAGCTAAATATACATGTTTCTGCAGAGTAATTGATTGTCTGAGGAATTTATCGCTAAAAACACAATTGGTGTAGAGCAGAGCATGTGAGCTCAAaggtttgttattgtttttctttgcttagGCTCCAGGGGTACACTTTTCTATTCCTGTAAGCACCTTTACAcagttgttattgtttttagaAGAGCTCCCCAAAAATGTGATCAACATTTTGGGTGGGAGAATGCACCGTGGATGCTCTTGATGAGACATCCCTATCTATTTTGATTGACCAccaaaatcaaaagaaataCTCTTGCAGGGCCACGTTGTCAAACTAAAGATGCTGAAGGAGTTCATAGCCGAGCATCGCGGCCTCCTTTCTCACAGGACAGGCACGGGAATGCTGCTCATGTTTACCTTTGTAAATAAGATCTTCGATGTCAAGGTCGAATCCCTCCCGGTGACATTTCCTCCAAAGGCCGGACACCGTTGAGTTGAACTGCCGACTGCAGTGGGACTCCATCGCGGAGGCTGCGGCCACAAAGTGTCGCTTGCTCCGGAAGAGAGGAACAGCCTCCGGGCcgcctcctctcctcttcgGAGGCATCTGGAGGGGGAGGTTGTGGTTGGAGATGTAGATGTAGCCCGGGTCGTTGCGCTTGTTAGCGTAGTTTTTACACCTCTCTCTGTGCCTCCTGGCGTCCGTCTCGTACCAGTAGTCGGTGCAGATGGCCATAGCGAGCAGCCCCAACGCGCAGAATGCCAGGAAGAGCCCTCCACTGGTTAACATTTTCATAGCGGCCATCTTCCCGACTCGACGGAGACAGGCGAGAAGCTTCCTCCGGTGGCCGTGGTGCAGCCGGTGCTGGTACCTCTGCTACCGCGTGAAGTCACAGCCTCACGCGGTCCTGCCCTTCGAACATGCTGACCGAAAGGCCCGCGTTGCACGGACAGGATGGTGCGGTGGTCTGTTTTGCTCCCCGCTTGATGCAATGTTGTTCTCACCATCTGTTGTGGTACAGGAGGAGCGGATGGATGGCGACCAGCGCTGTGAGGAGGAGGCTGGGCCACGGGATGTAGTACCGCACTCTCTCCTCCGGGCTGTCGGAACGGGAGATGGCGAGCATATAGCATGGATACAGTCTTTCCAAAATCAATTAaccaattaattaatttaccGTGTTAAGAAGTTGTTACTTGGTACAATCTGTGTAAAATGATGAGTATTTTGTCTCTGAAATGACCCGAAGATAAAGGGTTAAGTGAAGGGCTACATAAATGTGATGAAAACCAAAGAGAGCAAATATAAAGTATGACTAAATTCTAATTTTTCAAGATAATCACTCAAGCAAATCACATATTCACACTCCTGACTTTGGTAAATGAAGCATGAGCTCAGTTTGACCCACCACACCTGTCTGTTTAGGGGTTTATAATAAAATGGGGTGGAATCCAATTATTTTCAGTCCAGAGAGTGCTTCAATTGATTTACATTTTGGATAACTCTACAGTATACTTTATTTGCATAAGACTTGAGCATAATGATAGGTAATTGGCAGCCCATGATCCACATGCAGTTCCTGATCACAACTGTAGCAGCCCcctaaaacatattttctgaagtgacatttttttcatttatatacAAACAAACCCATGACAATCTTTAGAAACAGGTGAAAACCCATCACTTATTTCATTGAAAATGGGGGATATTGCACGACCCACCCCTaaagaaatgtgcaaaattGTGAGGCTGGTTGGAGATCCTCAAATCGGCGGATGCAACTTTGAATATGAGTGATGACTATAGGTTCAGATTATAATTTCAACATTTATCACTACATGGCATATATTTCTTAGTTGAGTTTACGCAGATTCTTATGCTGCATTTGGGGAAGGTCAGAAGTGGAACTTTTACAACTTTCAGCAAGGAAAAGTGTACTAGAACGCCTCTTTGAACTGGGAGGTCTGAGTTGCAAAGTCGGGGACAAAAAAGGGCTCAGAGTTCAGACAGACAATATGACATCATCCGATAATGATGGGCAACCTGGAGACAGTCCGTGAATGGTAAAAACACTTAATTTAAAAAGCTCATAAAGATATAGTTagcttcatttatttattattttaattttgttttgactatGACATACTTTGACAGAAACCCACCTAAGAGACATGAGTACAGGGTGTCCTCGTTTACGACGTTGATCCATTCCATGTGTGTGATGTAAACCGAATTTCGGTAGAAGTTGGAACAGTAATAAAAcagtaataatagtaataaaatgaaacagtacagtagtaaaagcaaataaaataaaaatcgaaACAGTAATAAAACCatgcataaataaatgtttgggtTGCACTCTACTGAATGTTTAATTGCCTCAGAACAATGAAGAATATCTTCATTTGCGATTAGGCTTaaatcattttacatttgatgCTGACATATTACACCGAGAATGGAGGCATTTAAGGACGACAGGGATATCTAAAACAGCTAATTTATGCAAGTAAATGGGATATCGTTGTAAAACTTTTAAATATgcatccaattaaaaaaaaaagtgtctaaAGACACAAATATCCAgacatttaaagaaaagaaaccctcactatttattttaataataaaatcatgTTTATCATATCAAAGTCTATTTCTTTGTATAATTGTAGGCCTAGTAACTGCTAATTATGTTACATGGGTCGTACATCTTTCTGGCTACTGATACCCAAAGGACACAAATCAGCCTATATTTGCTGAATCAATGACCACAGCATGTGTAATAAATGCACTTTGTCGCTTGAGGTTAATACCAGAAGTCAtttgtgatgacattttgcttgGACCGCTGAATAAATTGGTTGGGTTGTGTGGTCTCTCTGATAAGACTCTAGTGTGTATCCTTAAAAATGCATGCACTTTGAACTTAGATTGCTGCATTCCATTAGTTTTACCACTCTATAGCAAGAAAAATCTACACACGGTCTCTTTAAGGGATCCGACTTTAATTTGACCAGTTAGAAGAAaacttaaaaataacatggTCATTTGTTTACAAGTCAGCTTTTCACCTGGGAATCTTCCAAAggcaaggggaaaaaacacaaagcgtGAGAAATGAAACCAATTATAACAAGTGTCTGCAATTTTACACAATCATTTCTTAATaatttaagttaaaaaaaatgctatggTTTGTAACAATCATGTAGTACAACTAAGGTAGTAAGAACGAATCTGAATAGTACATGGGAAGAAATCAGCTTGTCATTGCTTATCACATCTACTTTGTATGCTAATTTGGCACCACATTCCATTCAAATGtcaagtttgttgtttttgtgttccGTGACTGAAACACCTCCCACAGACAATGCACACCTCATAGGCTGATGACTAAGTAGACAACCTGCGGTGGAGTCATTATGGCAAAATATGCTTGCCAAACAAGCTGTAGAAACCTCTATGCCTCCTCACTTAATGTCCATTTGACACTCACGTGCCCTCATGCAACTTGGGTTTTGCGCTATCTTTacaaaaatttgtgaattttacagtaaatttCCTCTACAAAAAAATAGGGGTCATTGTGGTTGTTTGGAACAAGAAAATCTCtaatcatccattttctgcaccgcttatcctcattcAGGTCACGGGTGACCTGGGGCCCATCCAAGATGACTTGGGCGAGAGGCAAGATACAACCTGTACTGGTAGCCAGCCAAACCCAAGGCACATTTAGAAACACTAGCATTCACACCCATATAAGGACAATTTGACGTCCTCG
The window above is part of the Syngnathus acus chromosome 3, fSynAcu1.2, whole genome shotgun sequence genome. Proteins encoded here:
- the si:ch211-150g13.3 gene encoding transmembrane protein 178B, which produces MAAMKMLTSGGLFLAFCALGLLAMAICTDYWYETDARRHRERCKNYANKRNDPGYIYISNHNLPLQMPPKRRGGGPEAVPLFRSKRHFVAAASAMESHCSRQFNSTVSGLWRKCHREGFDLDIEDLIYKGIIQRCTPVKYHYTSSILPRNLPINITKTIRQDEWHALHLRRMTAGFVGMAVSIILFGWIIGVLGCCQQHDLMQYVAGLLFLMGGTCCIISLCTCVAGINFELSRYPRNMYGLPEDISHGYGWSMFCAWGGLGLTLLAGFLCTLAPSLSTPTRTASHKPRHENGTV